Proteins encoded together in one Psychrobacter sanguinis window:
- a CDS encoding DsbA family oxidoreductase, with amino-acid sequence MSDTLPPLRIDIVSDIACPWCVVGYRQLAEALKQTHTAHEIHWHPFELNPNMPPEGQNMREHIMEKYGSTQQESDASRVRITEAGAEVGFEFNFNDDTWMHNTFNAHQLLQWAGEQGLKHELKQALFAAHFTDNRDISDTEVLADIAEDVGLDRSQALEVLADQRYAQQVRSAEHQVQQQGIQSVPAIIFNQRHLVSGAQGVDNFKNIITQLTSN; translated from the coding sequence ATGAGTGACACCCTACCTCCGCTACGCATTGATATTGTGTCGGACATTGCTTGCCCTTGGTGTGTGGTCGGCTACCGCCAATTAGCAGAAGCTCTAAAACAAACGCATACCGCCCATGAAATACATTGGCATCCTTTTGAGCTCAATCCTAATATGCCGCCTGAAGGACAAAATATGCGAGAGCATATCATGGAAAAATATGGCTCGACCCAACAAGAGTCTGATGCAAGTCGCGTCAGAATTACAGAAGCTGGTGCTGAAGTGGGCTTTGAGTTTAACTTTAATGACGACACTTGGATGCACAATACCTTTAATGCACATCAACTGCTACAGTGGGCCGGCGAGCAAGGTTTGAAACACGAACTTAAGCAGGCATTATTTGCTGCCCATTTTACTGATAATCGTGATATCTCAGACACTGAAGTATTGGCGGATATTGCTGAAGATGTCGGTCTAGATCGCTCTCAAGCTTTAGAGGTTCTGGCAGATCAGCGCTACGCTCAACAAGTTAGAAGTGCCGAGCATCAGGTCCAACAGCAAGGGATTCAAAGCGTGCCAGCGATTATCTTTAATCAACGTCACTTAGTAAGCGGCGCTCAAGGCGTTGATAATTTCAAGAATATTATCACCCAATTGACCAGCAACTGA
- the potA gene encoding spermidine/putrescine ABC transporter ATP-binding protein PotA: MSLNESSSMASAQLSEKKSLLRIRGLSKAYDNTQILNGIDLDIYDGEFLTLLGPSGCGKTTLLRLIGGFEMPDAGTMQLDGVDISNMPAEKRPINTVFQQYALFPHMSVFDNIAYGLKLKKVPKDEIQARVKEALEMVQLEHTINRRPQDLSGGQQQRIAIARAVVNRPKMLLLDEPLSALDAKMRVQMQSELKRLQRELGITFVFVTHDQEEALSMSDRIAVMKAGVFQQIDSPIRIYESPANLFTANFIGETNLFKARVLEVGEHRIKVEVTEQKEGYHPIRDLPKPKFDVQVGQSINLLLRPEDIRVYYLSEGHEGLVGHVVDSAYKGSTLDSVIRLQNGNTIKTSEYFNEDDPNFNYKLGQEVRVDWVDGWEWILPDE, encoded by the coding sequence ATGTCACTTAATGAATCCTCTTCAATGGCCTCAGCGCAATTATCTGAAAAAAAATCATTGCTGCGTATTCGTGGGCTAAGCAAAGCTTACGATAACACGCAAATTCTAAATGGTATTGATTTAGATATTTATGATGGCGAGTTTTTAACCCTGCTGGGACCCTCTGGCTGTGGTAAAACTACTTTACTGCGCTTAATAGGTGGGTTTGAGATGCCAGATGCCGGCACGATGCAGCTTGATGGTGTTGATATCAGCAATATGCCAGCCGAAAAGCGTCCTATTAATACTGTCTTTCAGCAATATGCTTTATTTCCGCACATGAGTGTCTTTGACAACATTGCTTATGGTTTAAAGCTAAAAAAAGTACCCAAAGATGAAATCCAAGCCCGAGTCAAAGAGGCGTTGGAAATGGTACAGCTAGAGCATACTATTAATAGACGTCCGCAAGACTTATCAGGGGGACAGCAGCAGCGTATTGCTATCGCACGTGCGGTAGTTAATCGACCAAAAATGCTGTTACTTGATGAGCCATTGTCTGCGCTTGATGCCAAGATGCGAGTGCAGATGCAGTCTGAATTAAAGCGTCTACAGCGCGAGCTAGGCATTACCTTCGTATTCGTCACCCATGACCAAGAAGAAGCACTGTCTATGTCAGATAGGATTGCGGTTATGAAGGCTGGCGTATTTCAGCAAATTGATAGCCCGATTCGTATTTATGAGTCACCTGCCAACTTATTTACTGCAAACTTTATTGGCGAAACCAATTTATTTAAAGCCCGTGTCTTAGAAGTGGGTGAGCATCGTATTAAAGTAGAAGTTACCGAACAAAAAGAGGGCTATCACCCGATTCGTGATTTGCCTAAGCCCAAGTTTGATGTACAAGTCGGTCAAAGTATTAACCTACTGCTACGCCCAGAGGACATTCGCGTTTATTACTTAAGTGAAGGTCATGAAGGCTTAGTAGGTCACGTAGTAGACAGTGCTTACAAAGGCAGTACGCTAGACTCAGTGATTCGTTTGCAAAACGGCAATACCATTAAAACCTCAGAGTATTTTAACGAAGACGATCCCAACTTTAACTATAAGCTGGGCCAGGAAGTAAGGGTCGACTGGGTCGACGGATGGGAGTGGATACTGCCAGATGAATAA
- the potB gene encoding spermidine/putrescine ABC transporter permease PotB, translating to MNKSILPNTAANLRNNGRLFQRVTLFVIWAWLIIFAFIPNILVVLASFLTRDEDKFLALPVTIDNYLRFVDPLYVKVFLHSLSMASVTTIICLLLGYPFAWLVSRTSKRWQSFLMLLLIIPFWTNSLVRLYAVKLIMAANGLLSSALIGMGFINEPLQILYTEKAVIGGLVYLLFPFMVLPLYAVFTDLRQDIVLASKDLGANKFQTFWHVILPLTTPGIISGVLLVLLPAMGMFYVADILGGSRNLLVGNIIKSQFLDARDWPFGAAASVLLTLTMAILIAAYYASSKRIGKTDHNEVA from the coding sequence ATGAATAAGTCAATTTTACCGAATACCGCTGCCAACTTACGTAATAACGGGCGATTGTTCCAGCGTGTTACCTTATTCGTGATTTGGGCATGGTTAATTATCTTTGCTTTTATTCCCAATATATTGGTGGTATTGGCCAGTTTTCTGACCCGAGATGAAGATAAGTTTTTGGCATTGCCAGTGACAATAGATAACTATCTGCGTTTTGTCGATCCGCTGTACGTCAAGGTGTTTTTGCACTCACTTAGTATGGCCTCGGTGACCACCATTATCTGTTTGCTATTGGGTTATCCCTTTGCTTGGTTGGTGAGCCGCACCTCAAAACGCTGGCAATCGTTTTTGATGTTATTGCTGATTATTCCATTTTGGACCAACTCTTTGGTTCGCTTGTATGCGGTTAAGCTGATTATGGCGGCCAATGGGTTATTAAGCAGCGCCTTGATTGGCATGGGTTTTATTAATGAGCCCTTACAGATTTTATATACCGAAAAAGCGGTGATTGGCGGGTTAGTGTACCTGTTGTTTCCATTTATGGTGTTGCCATTGTATGCGGTATTTACAGACTTGCGACAGGACATTGTCCTAGCGTCTAAAGACTTAGGTGCCAATAAGTTTCAAACTTTTTGGCATGTGATTTTACCGTTGACCACACCAGGTATTATCTCTGGGGTTTTGTTAGTGCTATTACCAGCAATGGGTATGTTCTATGTGGCTGATATCTTAGGAGGGTCTCGCAACTTGTTGGTAGGTAATATTATTAAGTCCCAATTCTTAGATGCCCGAGATTGGCCATTTGGTGCCGCAGCCAGTGTGCTGTTGACATTGACCATGGCGATATTGATTGCGGCATATTATGCCAGCAGTAAACGTATCGGCAAAACCGATCACAATGAAGTGGCTTAG
- the potC gene encoding spermidine/putrescine ABC transporter permease PotC codes for MTSTTMSNAMKWFSRLYLTLIYLVLFAPILVMVVFSFNSSKVGYTWAGFSLHWYYELFSNEAMIQAAINSVLLAVVAATVTTVIGSLTALSFQRYDFKGKSVLQSLLFVLMMSPEIVLAISLLALFLMIGIELGFVTLLLAHITFCLPFVVITVSARLASLDNSLLEAARDLGASEFTMIRTVLLPIILPAVLAGWVLAFTLSLDDVVVSTFNTGASFEILPLQIYSMVRVGVKPEVNAVGTILLGISLVGLLVSQLLLLKKR; via the coding sequence ATGACCAGTACAACAATGAGCAATGCAATGAAATGGTTCTCTCGTCTCTATTTGACCCTAATTTATTTGGTGTTATTTGCCCCTATTTTGGTAATGGTGGTGTTCTCTTTTAACTCTTCTAAAGTAGGTTATACCTGGGCGGGCTTTAGCTTACACTGGTATTATGAGCTGTTTAGCAATGAAGCGATGATACAAGCTGCGATTAATTCAGTGCTATTGGCAGTAGTAGCGGCCACGGTGACCACAGTGATTGGCAGTCTGACCGCACTGTCTTTTCAGCGTTATGATTTCAAAGGCAAAAGCGTCTTACAAAGCCTATTGTTCGTGTTAATGATGTCACCTGAGATTGTATTGGCAATTTCTCTGTTGGCGTTGTTTCTGATGATAGGTATTGAGCTGGGCTTCGTAACCTTACTATTGGCGCACATTACGTTTTGCCTACCATTTGTGGTAATTACGGTCTCAGCGCGTTTGGCCAGTCTGGACAATAGTTTATTAGAGGCAGCACGTGATTTGGGTGCCAGTGAATTTACCATGATTCGCACTGTATTATTGCCAATTATCTTGCCAGCAGTATTGGCCGGCTGGGTATTGGCCTTTACCTTGTCTTTAGATGATGTGGTGGTATCAACCTTTAATACGGGCGCTAGTTTTGAGATTTTACCTTTACAGATATATTCTATGGTCCGTGTCGGTGTTAAGCCGGAAGTCAACGCTGTGGGTACGATTTTACTGGGTATATCACTAGTAGGTTTGCTCGTCTCTCAATTACTACTTCTCAAAAAACGTTAA
- a CDS encoding ABC transporter substrate-binding protein, which yields MPKNHMPKNNLVTRRRFLEMTGAGLIGLTGLGLAGCQQSGNNENQAADATSTQNAPATKRGKVVNVYNWTEYISDSVLKAFTAETGIEVVYSTFDSNEAMYAKLKLMRNSGDYDVIFPGTDFVDKMRKENMLEVLDHNKISNFKLLNKTLLNAEFDPENKYSVPYLWGSSGIAVNTKRIDLSSITSWDDLWLPQYEGRVMLMNDLRDVFSMSLLTLGYPTSTQDPKHIKAAYEKLATLMPNVRTFNSDAPRMPFMEGETYLGLAWNGEVIMAQDQGMPELDFVYPKEGVIMWMDNMAIPKNAKNLENAYTFIDFLMRPENSAIISEEIGYGSPSDAARALMPPKMANNEIIYPPADKMGHALFRRDVGDKTMALYQKYWDRLKVDM from the coding sequence ATGCCAAAGAACCATATGCCCAAAAATAACCTTGTCACACGTCGACGTTTTTTGGAGATGACTGGAGCAGGGCTGATAGGTTTAACAGGTCTTGGTTTAGCAGGTTGCCAGCAGTCTGGTAATAATGAGAATCAGGCAGCAGATGCGACTTCTACTCAAAATGCACCAGCTACTAAGAGAGGTAAAGTCGTAAACGTATATAATTGGACTGAATACATCTCTGACAGTGTACTTAAAGCCTTTACCGCGGAAACAGGTATTGAGGTGGTTTACAGTACCTTTGACTCCAATGAAGCAATGTATGCCAAGCTAAAGCTGATGCGCAATAGCGGTGATTATGATGTCATATTCCCAGGTACTGATTTTGTGGATAAGATGCGAAAGGAGAATATGCTTGAAGTGCTTGATCATAATAAGATTAGCAACTTTAAACTTTTGAATAAAACACTGTTAAATGCAGAATTTGATCCTGAAAATAAATATAGTGTGCCTTATTTATGGGGGTCATCAGGAATTGCGGTTAATACTAAGCGTATCGATTTATCGTCCATTACATCATGGGATGATTTGTGGTTACCGCAATATGAAGGTCGAGTCATGCTGATGAATGACCTACGTGACGTATTCTCAATGAGTCTGTTGACGCTTGGTTATCCTACCTCAACTCAAGATCCCAAACACATCAAAGCAGCTTATGAAAAATTGGCAACATTAATGCCAAATGTGCGTACTTTTAACTCAGACGCACCGCGTATGCCCTTTATGGAAGGTGAAACCTATTTGGGATTGGCTTGGAATGGTGAGGTTATTATGGCGCAAGACCAAGGTATGCCTGAGCTTGATTTTGTTTATCCTAAAGAGGGTGTCATCATGTGGATGGACAATATGGCCATTCCTAAAAATGCTAAAAATTTAGAGAACGCTTATACCTTTATCGACTTTTTAATGCGCCCTGAGAACTCAGCGATTATCAGTGAAGAAATTGGTTACGGCTCACCGAGTGATGCTGCTCGCGCCTTAATGCCACCTAAGATGGCAAACAATGAGATTATCTACCCGCCAGCGGATAAAATGGGTCACGCTTTATTCCGTCGAGATGTTGGCGATAAGACCATGGCACTGTATCAAAAATACTGGGATCGTTTAAAAGTCGATATGTAG
- a CDS encoding glycosyltransferase family 2 protein, which yields MVSHSVSQSTSSMSDLAQVSVITTCYGRNTHLYNLLSSLEQGSVQPAEVIIINDDADPERLAEFALNIIKIPTTVASSPKTEDSAKFDIGHNRNLGAQHASQNALIFLDVDCIVAPYFIEQFSLKLQRHPEALLMGQPRYLIRPLSSEESLQLKLGQLPTSHLDELSVYNPYRFNFDPSESIPSKRATDSDSDGTLQTALQQTEDYGAFWSLCFGITRQQFDKIGGFDTQYIGYGAEDTDFAFTARSLGIKFYLSADVAYHQQHSVSRPPLNHLNSIVINANRFYQKWQHWPMQGWLEQFVSMGLIDWQEQQASSIEVIRLPTKKERDMAHCPNAPFV from the coding sequence TACCACTTGCTATGGCCGCAATACCCATCTCTATAATCTATTAAGCAGTCTTGAACAAGGCAGCGTTCAACCTGCTGAAGTGATTATCATCAACGACGATGCAGACCCTGAGCGTTTGGCTGAGTTTGCGCTAAATATTATCAAGATACCTACCACAGTGGCATCAAGCCCTAAAACTGAGGACAGCGCTAAGTTCGATATAGGACACAATCGCAATTTGGGAGCGCAGCATGCCAGTCAAAATGCGCTTATCTTTCTGGATGTGGACTGTATAGTGGCACCGTATTTTATTGAACAATTTAGTCTGAAGTTACAACGCCACCCTGAGGCCTTATTAATGGGACAGCCGCGTTATCTAATTCGGCCGTTAAGCTCTGAAGAAAGCCTGCAGTTAAAGTTGGGTCAATTACCGACGTCACATCTTGACGAGCTATCGGTCTATAACCCTTACCGTTTTAATTTTGATCCTAGTGAGTCAATACCTTCAAAGCGCGCTACAGACTCAGACAGCGATGGGACATTGCAAACGGCGTTACAGCAGACTGAAGATTACGGGGCTTTTTGGAGTCTATGCTTTGGTATTACCCGCCAGCAGTTCGATAAAATAGGTGGTTTTGACACTCAATATATTGGCTATGGTGCTGAAGATACGGATTTTGCTTTTACCGCTCGCTCACTAGGTATTAAGTTTTACCTAAGCGCGGATGTGGCTTACCATCAACAGCATAGCGTGTCTCGTCCTCCGCTAAATCACTTAAACAGTATCGTAATTAATGCCAATCGTTTTTATCAAAAATGGCAACATTGGCCAATGCAAGGTTGGCTGGAACAGTTTGTATCAATGGGATTGATAGATTGGCAGGAGCAGCAAGCTTCTTCGATAGAGGTTATTAGATTGCCCACTAAAAAGGAGCGGGACATGGCACACTGTCCTAACGCTCCTTTTGTTTAA